A window of Raineyella sp. W15-4 contains these coding sequences:
- a CDS encoding sugar phosphate isomerase/epimerase — MSISYGAYTACLHDRSLGEALDVLKGAGLSGAEVNVGGFIPSPHCPAETILGSATARDDYLGIFAEHGIELTGLNANGNPISPLPNEGLLHAADLRRAIRTAGALGVKEVVTMSGTPGTDATAKYPTWVVNPWNGIDMEILDYQWTVAVPFFKEIDALARDNGVNVCLELHPRNLVFNVPSFERLIEETGATNIKVNMDPSHLFWQQAEPIEAVKRLGSLVAHVHAKDTKVFPGAAYRGVLDTDFGHVPAEAEGKVPVAESYWCTAWPQDPAWRFVAFGLGHDTAYWAEFLRTIQAANPDMVVNIEHEDADYGNVEGLQISAKNLLAAAALIG, encoded by the coding sequence ATGTCTATCAGCTACGGCGCCTACACCGCCTGCCTCCACGACCGGTCCCTCGGTGAGGCACTTGACGTCCTCAAGGGCGCCGGCCTGTCCGGCGCGGAGGTCAACGTCGGGGGGTTCATCCCCTCGCCCCACTGCCCGGCCGAGACCATCCTCGGCTCGGCGACCGCCCGCGACGACTACCTCGGTATCTTCGCCGAACACGGCATCGAGCTCACCGGCCTCAACGCGAACGGCAATCCGATCTCCCCGCTGCCCAACGAGGGCCTCCTGCACGCCGCAGACCTCCGCCGCGCCATCCGTACGGCCGGCGCCCTGGGCGTCAAGGAGGTGGTAACGATGTCCGGCACCCCCGGCACCGACGCCACCGCGAAGTACCCCACGTGGGTCGTCAACCCCTGGAACGGGATCGACATGGAGATCCTCGACTACCAGTGGACCGTCGCCGTCCCATTCTTCAAGGAGATCGACGCCCTGGCCCGGGACAACGGTGTCAACGTCTGCCTCGAGCTGCACCCCCGCAACCTCGTCTTCAACGTTCCCTCCTTCGAGCGTCTGATCGAGGAGACCGGCGCGACGAACATCAAGGTCAACATGGATCCCTCGCATCTGTTCTGGCAGCAGGCCGAGCCGATCGAGGCCGTCAAGCGCCTCGGTTCCCTGGTCGCGCACGTCCATGCCAAGGACACCAAGGTCTTCCCGGGTGCCGCCTACCGTGGCGTCCTCGACACCGACTTCGGGCACGTCCCCGCCGAGGCCGAGGGCAAGGTCCCGGTTGCGGAGAGCTACTGGTGCACGGCCTGGCCACAGGACCCGGCATGGCGCTTCGTCGCCTTCGGCCTCGGTCACGACACCGCGTACTGGGCGGAGTTCCTGCGGACGATCCAGGCCGCCAACCCGGACATGGTCGTCAACATCG
- a CDS encoding Gfo/Idh/MocA family oxidoreductase produces the protein MAGTTHANAWRQVGTVFDLGLPKIRLSTIADAYLPFAEDAAQRYGYDKAVTDWRAVAEDPDIDIVSIVVGNALHREIAEALIRAGKHVLCEKPLADTLENAKAMADAEAAAEAVTAVGFTFRRNAALAEIAKLVHEGHLGQIAHIDGRYWCDYGVDPNTPIAWRYKGPMGSGALGDVGSHLIDAAELVSGPLTSVSGAVMSTVIKERPKARGHVTRGTTSDADGEKEAVENDDVTTFTAHFASGAVGTFSCSRVAWNMPNSLRIEVLGTKGRAGWDLARTGEIFLDDASAPAGIAGPRQVLVNPDFPYFGRGSSMAFGGVGLTQIEQFTYQAYAFLQQVAGVTEGALPRCATFADGYRELRIADAIARSAANGGAEIAIS, from the coding sequence ATGGCCGGCACAACCCACGCCAATGCGTGGCGCCAGGTCGGCACGGTCTTCGACCTGGGTCTGCCCAAGATTCGCCTCTCCACGATCGCAGACGCCTATCTCCCGTTCGCCGAGGACGCCGCCCAGCGCTACGGGTACGACAAGGCGGTGACGGACTGGCGAGCGGTGGCCGAGGACCCCGACATCGACATCGTCTCGATCGTCGTCGGTAATGCCCTGCACCGCGAGATTGCCGAGGCCCTGATCCGGGCCGGCAAGCACGTGCTGTGTGAGAAGCCACTGGCCGACACTCTGGAGAACGCCAAGGCCATGGCCGACGCCGAGGCCGCGGCCGAGGCCGTCACCGCGGTCGGGTTCACGTTCCGTCGCAACGCCGCCCTGGCCGAGATCGCCAAACTGGTGCACGAGGGCCACCTCGGCCAGATCGCCCACATCGATGGCCGCTACTGGTGTGACTACGGCGTCGACCCCAACACCCCGATCGCGTGGCGCTACAAGGGCCCGATGGGCTCCGGCGCCCTGGGAGATGTCGGGTCCCACCTCATCGATGCCGCGGAGCTGGTGAGTGGGCCGCTGACGTCTGTCTCCGGAGCGGTGATGTCGACCGTCATCAAGGAGCGCCCCAAGGCCCGCGGTCACGTGACGCGTGGGACGACATCCGACGCCGACGGGGAGAAGGAGGCTGTGGAGAACGACGATGTGACCACCTTCACGGCGCACTTCGCCAGTGGCGCAGTCGGCACGTTCTCCTGCTCGCGGGTCGCCTGGAACATGCCGAACTCGCTGCGGATCGAGGTACTCGGCACCAAAGGACGCGCCGGATGGGACCTGGCCCGCACCGGTGAGATCTTCCTCGACGATGCCAGCGCGCCTGCCGGTATCGCCGGGCCCCGTCAGGTCCTCGTCAACCCCGACTTCCCGTACTTCGGCCGGGGGTCCTCGATGGCGTTCGGCGGGGTGGGCCTGACCCAGATCGAGCAATTCACCTACCAGGCCTATGCCTTCCTGCAGCAAGTGGCCGGAGTCACCGAAGGAGCACTGCCCAGGTGCGCCACCTTCGCCGACGGCTACCGGGAGCTGCGTATCGCCGACGCCATCGCCCGTTCCGCCGCCAACGGCGGGGCCGAGATCGCGATCTCCTGA
- a CDS encoding DedA family protein, with protein sequence MTFIALLQSIPPLAVYVVIGLLVGVESIGVPVPGETALITGSVLSTRPELHISGMWVAVAAFIGAVIGDSIGYSVGWHYGPALLDRLAARFPRHITADRIAYADHLFDRYGTGTVFVGRFIALLRMFAGPLAGTLRLAYPRFLMANAAGAACWAGGIAVVVQLVGTAADRYLKEASWGLLLVLLLVGLLVGRVVGRSFERRVEAYAAERLAESGESE encoded by the coding sequence ATGACCTTCATCGCGCTCCTCCAGTCCATCCCGCCGCTGGCGGTCTACGTCGTCATCGGCCTACTGGTCGGCGTGGAGAGCATCGGCGTGCCGGTGCCGGGGGAGACCGCCCTGATCACCGGATCGGTGCTGAGCACCCGGCCCGAGCTGCACATCTCCGGGATGTGGGTGGCGGTCGCCGCCTTCATCGGAGCGGTGATCGGCGACTCGATCGGCTACAGCGTCGGATGGCATTACGGGCCAGCGCTGCTGGACCGGCTGGCGGCGCGCTTCCCGCGGCACATCACCGCGGACCGGATCGCGTACGCCGATCACCTCTTCGACCGCTACGGCACCGGAACGGTCTTCGTCGGCCGGTTCATCGCGCTGTTGCGGATGTTCGCCGGTCCGCTGGCGGGCACGCTGCGGTTGGCCTATCCGCGGTTCCTGATGGCGAACGCCGCAGGAGCGGCCTGCTGGGCCGGTGGGATCGCCGTCGTCGTCCAATTGGTCGGCACTGCCGCCGACCGTTACCTCAAGGAGGCGAGCTGGGGTCTGCTGCTGGTGCTGTTGCTGGTCGGTCTGCTCGTCGGGCGGGTGGTCGGGCGCTCCTTCGAGCGGCGGGTCGAGGCGTACGCCGCCGAACGCCTCGCCGAGTCGGGGGAGTCGGAGTAG
- a CDS encoding DUF1345 domain-containing protein, with amino-acid sequence MSTTRPSGTRPFHRLVLVKLAACVVLGLLAGLVVLLTWRPEAAAVSGWIVTAGIYCAWTWASVVRMDAVETRTHATEEDTGRGPTDVILLVASVASLVGVGVLLAASSQKGATAIIETGLGVLCVAASWVLVHVLFTMRYARLYYDGDGGVDFNQDEDPDYQDFAYLSFTLGMTYQVSDTALTSKTIRRTVLRHTLISYLLGAVVLASTVNLLASIASSF; translated from the coding sequence GTGAGCACGACACGCCCGAGCGGGACACGCCCGTTCCATCGGTTGGTGCTGGTCAAGCTGGCCGCGTGCGTGGTCCTCGGCCTGCTGGCCGGGCTGGTGGTCCTGCTCACCTGGCGTCCGGAGGCCGCCGCTGTGTCGGGCTGGATCGTCACCGCCGGCATCTACTGCGCCTGGACCTGGGCGAGCGTCGTCCGGATGGACGCGGTGGAGACGCGGACCCATGCCACCGAGGAGGACACCGGTCGGGGCCCCACCGACGTCATCCTGCTGGTCGCCTCGGTCGCCAGTCTGGTCGGTGTCGGCGTGCTGCTGGCGGCATCCTCGCAGAAGGGCGCCACGGCGATCATCGAGACCGGGCTGGGTGTGCTGTGCGTGGCAGCGTCCTGGGTGCTGGTGCACGTCCTGTTCACGATGCGCTACGCCCGGCTCTACTACGACGGCGACGGCGGCGTCGACTTCAACCAGGACGAGGACCCGGACTACCAGGATTTCGCCTATCTGTCCTTCACCCTCGGGATGACCTACCAGGTCAGCGACACCGCCCTGACCAGCAAGACGATCCGCCGGACCGTGCTGCGCCACACCCTGATCAGCTACCTGCTCGGCGCCGTGGTGCTCGCCTCGACGGTCAACCTGCTCGCGTCGATCGCCTCGAGCTTCTGA
- a CDS encoding DUF808 domain-containing protein, translating into MAGGLAALLDDVAMIAKAASATSTKAVGVVVDDAAVTPQYVAGIHPSRELPVIWRIARGSLVNKAILIVVLLVLDHFLPVVLTPLLMLGGLYLSFEGAEKLLEAVRNGRRRSGRPRRAAEPEQAAQAEQAARAEHAPEAEQPVRAAHAVQAERRGPVVEQGAESERTLVNGAVRTDFILSAEIMVISLATVNASRDAAMPLLPKTLTLALVALALTALVYGVVALIVKMDDIGLVLSGRDRPVARRVGRVLVAAMPTVLSVLSTVGIAAMLWVGGHILVSGANTLGWHAPADLLHHLAAPAHEVPGIGGLLAWLIDTLGSAVVAIVIGTVLAGIAHLLPFRRHDVHEGAADEAGASGASGHEGDPQEDADPQEDADH; encoded by the coding sequence ATGGCCGGTGGACTCGCCGCCCTGCTCGACGACGTGGCGATGATCGCCAAGGCCGCCAGCGCCACCAGCACCAAGGCTGTCGGAGTGGTGGTCGACGACGCCGCGGTGACCCCGCAGTACGTGGCGGGGATCCATCCCAGCCGCGAGTTGCCCGTCATCTGGCGGATTGCCCGGGGCTCCCTGGTCAACAAGGCGATCCTGATCGTCGTCCTGCTCGTTCTCGACCACTTCCTGCCGGTGGTGCTCACCCCGCTGCTGATGCTGGGTGGTCTCTACCTGTCCTTCGAAGGGGCGGAGAAGCTGCTGGAGGCGGTCCGCAACGGGCGCCGGCGCTCTGGCCGGCCGAGGCGGGCTGCAGAGCCCGAACAGGCTGCACAGGCCGAACAGGCCGCGCGGGCCGAACACGCTCCGGAGGCCGAACAGCCGGTGCGAGCCGCACATGCCGTGCAGGCCGAACGGCGTGGTCCGGTCGTCGAGCAGGGCGCGGAGTCCGAACGCACCCTGGTCAACGGCGCGGTGCGGACCGACTTCATCCTGTCGGCCGAGATCATGGTGATCTCGCTGGCCACGGTGAACGCCAGCCGGGACGCGGCCATGCCGCTGCTGCCCAAGACGCTCACCCTGGCTCTGGTGGCGCTGGCGCTGACCGCGTTGGTATACGGCGTGGTGGCCCTGATCGTGAAGATGGACGACATCGGACTGGTGCTGAGCGGCCGCGACCGGCCGGTCGCCCGGCGCGTCGGCAGGGTGCTGGTCGCCGCGATGCCCACCGTGCTGTCGGTGTTGTCGACCGTCGGCATCGCCGCCATGCTCTGGGTCGGTGGGCACATCCTGGTCTCCGGGGCGAACACGCTGGGCTGGCACGCCCCCGCCGACCTGCTGCACCACCTGGCCGCCCCGGCGCACGAGGTGCCGGGGATCGGCGGCCTGCTGGCCTGGCTGATCGACACCCTCGGCTCGGCGGTGGTCGCGATCGTGATCGGCACCGTGCTCGCCGGGATCGCGCACCTGCTGCCGTTCCGCCGCCACGACGTGCACGAGGGTGCGGCAGACGAGGCCGGTGCCTCGGGTGCCTCGGGTCACGAGGGCGACCCGCAGGAGGATGCCGACCCGCAGGAGGATGCCGACCACTGA
- a CDS encoding heavy metal translocating P-type ATPase: MTCASCANRIERKLNALEGVTASVNYATEKAHVSVPAGYDPQRLLDTVADAGYSAALPRVGPARTDVGDRDTDTPDRQELELRTLRGRLIGSVVLSVPVILMAMVPALQFDNWQWLSLTLASPVIVWAGWPFHRAAWTNLRHGAATMDTLVSMGTGAAYLWSLFALFFGTAGMTGMKHPFELTVAPSDGAGNIYLEVASGVVMFILLGRYFEKRSKRRAGAALRALLELGAKDVAVLRPDPLHGETEVRIPVEELRVGDAFVVRPGEKIATDGVVTIGTSAVDASMLTGESVPVEVAPGDAVTGATVNAGGRLVVRATRIGADTQLARMAKLVEDAQSGKAEIQRLADRVSGVFVPIVIVVAVATLVAWIALGHPVTAAFTAAVAVLIVACPCALGLATPTALLVGTGRGAQLGILIKGPEVLESTRRVDTVVLDKTGTVTTGTMALMEAYAADGTDTTEVLRLGGAVEAASEHPIARAIARGAADRVGALPAVEDFTNQAGRGVRGTVEGRTVLVGRTTLLAEHGIELPPELTRAKAEAEAAGRTAVVVGWDGAARGVLTAADAVRPTSPEAITQLRALGLTPVLLTGDNRTVAERVAAEVGIDRVVAEVLPQDKVRVVAELQAEGRVVAMVGDGVNDAPALARADLGLAMGTGTDVAIEAADLTLVRGDLRVAADAIRLSRRTLATIRGNLFWAFAYNVCAIPLAAFGLLNPMIAGAAMAFSSVFVVSNSLRLRGFRSAVR, from the coding sequence ATGACCTGCGCCTCCTGTGCCAACCGGATCGAGCGCAAGCTCAACGCACTGGAGGGCGTCACCGCCTCGGTGAACTACGCCACCGAGAAGGCCCACGTGAGCGTCCCGGCGGGGTACGACCCGCAACGGTTGCTCGACACCGTGGCCGACGCCGGCTACTCGGCCGCACTGCCCCGGGTCGGGCCGGCCCGGACGGATGTGGGCGATCGGGACACGGACACCCCGGACCGCCAGGAGCTCGAGCTGCGTACGCTGCGCGGCCGGCTGATCGGCAGCGTGGTGCTGTCGGTGCCGGTGATCCTGATGGCGATGGTGCCGGCGCTGCAGTTCGACAACTGGCAGTGGCTGTCGCTGACCCTGGCCTCGCCGGTGATCGTCTGGGCCGGCTGGCCGTTCCACCGGGCCGCCTGGACCAACCTGCGCCACGGCGCCGCGACGATGGACACCCTGGTCTCGATGGGGACCGGCGCGGCGTACCTGTGGTCGCTGTTCGCACTGTTCTTCGGCACCGCCGGGATGACCGGGATGAAGCACCCGTTCGAGCTGACCGTCGCGCCGAGCGACGGGGCGGGCAACATCTACCTCGAGGTCGCCTCCGGGGTGGTGATGTTCATCCTGCTCGGCCGCTACTTCGAGAAGCGGTCGAAGCGGCGCGCCGGGGCGGCGCTGCGGGCGCTGCTGGAACTCGGCGCGAAGGACGTGGCGGTGCTCCGCCCCGACCCCCTGCACGGAGAGACCGAGGTGCGGATCCCGGTCGAGGAGCTGCGGGTCGGCGACGCGTTCGTCGTACGCCCCGGGGAGAAGATCGCCACCGACGGTGTCGTGACCATCGGTACCTCCGCCGTCGACGCCTCGATGCTCACCGGCGAGTCGGTGCCGGTCGAGGTCGCCCCCGGCGATGCGGTCACCGGGGCCACGGTCAACGCCGGCGGCCGCCTCGTCGTCCGCGCCACCCGGATCGGCGCGGACACCCAGCTGGCCCGGATGGCGAAGCTGGTCGAGGACGCCCAGTCGGGCAAGGCCGAGATCCAGCGGTTGGCCGACCGGGTGTCGGGCGTCTTCGTGCCGATCGTCATCGTCGTCGCGGTCGCCACCCTCGTCGCCTGGATCGCCCTCGGTCACCCGGTGACGGCGGCGTTCACCGCCGCGGTGGCGGTGCTGATCGTCGCCTGCCCGTGCGCCCTGGGACTGGCCACCCCGACCGCCCTGCTGGTCGGGACCGGCCGCGGCGCCCAGCTCGGCATCCTGATCAAGGGCCCCGAGGTCCTCGAATCGACCCGCCGGGTCGACACCGTCGTGCTGGACAAGACCGGCACGGTGACCACCGGCACGATGGCCCTGATGGAGGCGTACGCCGCTGACGGCACCGACACGACCGAGGTGCTGCGCCTCGGCGGCGCGGTGGAGGCGGCTTCCGAGCACCCGATCGCCCGGGCCATCGCCCGCGGCGCCGCGGACCGGGTCGGCGCGCTGCCCGCGGTCGAGGACTTCACCAACCAGGCCGGGCGCGGGGTCCGCGGCACGGTCGAGGGACGTACGGTCCTGGTCGGCCGCACCACCCTGCTGGCGGAGCACGGGATCGAACTGCCTCCCGAGCTGACCCGGGCGAAGGCGGAGGCCGAGGCGGCCGGACGCACCGCGGTGGTCGTCGGCTGGGACGGGGCCGCCCGGGGCGTGCTCACGGCGGCGGACGCCGTCCGGCCGACCAGCCCCGAGGCGATCACCCAGCTCCGGGCCCTCGGACTCACCCCCGTGCTGCTCACCGGGGACAACCGGACGGTCGCCGAACGGGTCGCCGCCGAGGTCGGCATCGACCGGGTGGTGGCCGAGGTCCTGCCGCAGGACAAGGTCCGGGTGGTGGCCGAGCTGCAGGCCGAGGGCCGGGTGGTGGCGATGGTCGGCGACGGGGTGAACGACGCACCGGCCCTCGCCCGGGCCGACCTCGGCCTCGCCATGGGCACCGGCACCGACGTCGCGATCGAGGCTGCCGACCTGACCCTGGTGCGTGGCGACCTGCGTGTCGCTGCGGATGCGATCCGGCTGTCGCGGCGGACGCTGGCGACGATCAGGGGCAACCTGTTCTGGGCCTTCGCCTACAACGTGTGCGCCATCCCGCTGGCCGCCTTCGGCCTGCTCAACCCGATGATCGCCGGGGCCGCGATGGCCTTCTCGAGCGTCTTCGTGGTGAGCAACAGCCTGCGGCTACGCGGTTTCCGGTCAGCTGTCCGCTGA
- a CDS encoding heavy-metal-associated domain-containing protein yields MSTTTEYQVSGMTCHHCEMSVREEVSEIPGVETIDVSHTTGRLVVTSAAPLDPAAVTAAVEEAGYQVVPAA; encoded by the coding sequence ATGTCGACCACGACCGAGTACCAGGTCTCGGGCATGACCTGCCACCACTGCGAGATGTCGGTGCGCGAGGAGGTCAGCGAGATCCCCGGCGTCGAGACCATCGACGTCAGCCACACCACTGGCAGGCTCGTCGTCACCAGTGCCGCACCGCTCGACCCTGCCGCGGTCACCGCGGCCGTCGAGGAGGCCGGCTACCAGGTCGTCCCCGCTGCCTGA
- a CDS encoding ABC transporter ATP-binding protein → METTRPITRITAEGVTLGYGGTPVVPHLDLEVPPGSFTVIVGPNGCGKSTLLRAFARLLPPGSGRIVLDGRSIHDYRPREAARRIGLLPQDSTAPDGITVSELVARGRYPYHGMFRRHSEADDAAVEQAMAATSVSELADRPVDELSGGQRQRVWVAMAIAQQTPALLLDEPTTFLDIAHQIELLDLFARLHREGRTLVAVLHDLNHAARYATHLVVMKDGALITQGPPAEVVTADIVKEVFGLRCIVIPDPLTGTPLVVPYSTALPDRGAAPLDSTG, encoded by the coding sequence ATGGAAACGACCCGCCCGATCACCCGCATCACGGCCGAGGGCGTCACGCTCGGCTACGGAGGCACGCCCGTCGTGCCGCATCTCGATCTCGAGGTGCCGCCGGGCTCGTTCACCGTCATCGTCGGGCCGAACGGCTGCGGCAAGTCGACGCTGCTGCGCGCCTTCGCGCGACTGCTGCCGCCCGGCTCCGGGCGGATCGTGCTCGACGGCCGCTCCATCCACGACTACCGCCCCCGGGAGGCGGCGAGGAGGATCGGGCTGCTGCCCCAGGACTCGACGGCGCCCGACGGGATCACGGTCTCCGAGCTCGTCGCCCGGGGGCGCTACCCGTACCACGGGATGTTCCGGCGGCATTCCGAGGCGGACGACGCCGCCGTCGAGCAGGCCATGGCCGCGACGTCGGTGAGCGAGCTGGCCGACCGGCCGGTCGACGAGCTCTCGGGCGGCCAACGCCAGCGGGTCTGGGTGGCCATGGCGATCGCCCAACAGACGCCCGCCCTGTTGCTCGACGAGCCGACGACGTTCCTCGACATCGCACACCAGATCGAGCTGCTCGACCTGTTCGCCCGGCTGCACCGCGAGGGCCGCACGCTGGTCGCCGTGCTGCACGATCTGAACCATGCGGCGCGCTACGCGACCCACCTGGTGGTGATGAAGGACGGAGCTCTCATCACCCAGGGCCCGCCGGCCGAGGTCGTCACCGCGGACATCGTCAAGGAGGTCTTCGGCCTGCGGTGCATCGTCATCCCCGACCCGCTCACGGGGACCCCGCTCGTGGTCCCGTACAGCACCGCTCTCCCGGACCGGGGCGCCGCACCCCTCGACTCGACGGGGTGA
- a CDS encoding FecCD family ABC transporter permease yields the protein MTATTAAAAVLLGLVALGIGDYPLSLPAVVHAIAHDDGFATVVVVQWRLPRVAAALAFGAALAAAGALFQSLTRNPLGSPDVIGFATGSYTGVLIVTTLLAGTPLDGTLGIAGGSMAGGLATAFLVYALAYRRGIGGMQLIVTGIAVTAMLHAVNVWLQLRTQVEVAMSASVWAAGTLGTVDWTGLAPALAVLAVCGVGVTAATRPLQQLELGDAAAASHGVRVGAARLWILVLGVALTAVVTAVTGPIAFVALAAPQLAKRMVGGAGLLLAQSALTGAVLLLTADLAAQYALPQAVPVGVVTVVVGGCYLVVLLLRGARRRQGR from the coding sequence GTGACGGCGACGACCGCCGCAGCGGCGGTGCTGCTCGGCCTGGTCGCACTCGGGATCGGTGACTACCCCCTCTCGCTGCCCGCGGTGGTCCACGCCATCGCGCACGACGACGGCTTCGCGACCGTCGTGGTCGTCCAGTGGCGGCTTCCCCGCGTCGCCGCCGCGCTCGCCTTCGGCGCGGCGCTCGCGGCTGCCGGGGCACTGTTCCAGTCCCTCACCAGGAACCCGCTCGGCTCGCCCGACGTCATCGGATTCGCGACGGGCTCGTACACGGGCGTGCTGATCGTGACGACGCTGCTCGCCGGCACCCCGCTCGATGGCACCCTCGGCATCGCGGGCGGCTCGATGGCGGGAGGTCTGGCCACCGCGTTCCTCGTCTATGCGCTCGCGTATCGACGCGGCATCGGCGGCATGCAGCTGATCGTGACCGGGATCGCCGTCACGGCCATGCTGCACGCCGTGAACGTGTGGCTGCAGCTTCGTACGCAGGTCGAGGTGGCGATGAGCGCATCGGTGTGGGCTGCGGGCACACTCGGGACGGTGGACTGGACGGGGCTCGCCCCCGCACTCGCCGTGCTCGCCGTCTGCGGCGTCGGCGTCACCGCCGCGACCCGACCGCTGCAGCAGCTCGAGCTCGGCGACGCGGCCGCGGCATCGCACGGAGTGCGGGTCGGAGCGGCACGGTTGTGGATCCTCGTCCTGGGGGTCGCCCTCACCGCGGTTGTCACCGCGGTGACCGGGCCGATCGCGTTCGTGGCCCTCGCCGCCCCCCAGCTGGCCAAGCGCATGGTCGGCGGGGCCGGACTGCTGCTCGCGCAGTCCGCCCTCACCGGCGCCGTGCTACTGCTCACCGCAGACCTCGCCGCACAGTACGCACTGCCGCAGGCGGTCCCCGTCGGGGTCGTGACGGTCGTGGTCGGCGGGTGCTACCTGGTGGTCCTCCTGCTGCGCGGCGCGAGACGGCGACAGGGACGATGA
- a CDS encoding FecCD family ABC transporter permease: MNGTAVGTPQTARPVDARQDAHPGPSRRRASSRVGALVVALFVLAAAVLASLAIGSRPVPPLAVWHALTGGSVPAADAAAVVDLRLPRTVVGLLVGAALGAAGAVIQAVTRNPLADPGVLGVTSGAGFFVALSIAFLGVTAPAGYLWFALTGAAVTTVAVFAIGSLGTGGPRPEQLLLAGMALSAVLAGVVSAIRLSDPRRFEALQVWEAGTLRDADWHVVLPALPLLVAGILLALVIGGPLNLLALGDDRATALGSSVTRTRITAIAAITLLAGGATALAGPIAFIGLMIPHVARRVMGPDQRWIVALSLLAAPVLLLAADVAARLVAWPGEVPVGVVTAFLGAPVLIGLVRRGRLGAL; the protein is encoded by the coding sequence ATGAATGGAACGGCGGTGGGGACGCCACAGACGGCACGGCCGGTCGACGCCCGTCAGGATGCGCATCCCGGCCCTTCCCGCCGACGCGCGAGCTCGCGCGTCGGGGCGCTCGTCGTCGCACTGTTCGTCCTCGCCGCGGCGGTCCTCGCGAGTCTCGCGATCGGGTCGCGACCGGTGCCGCCGCTCGCGGTCTGGCACGCGCTGACCGGTGGCAGCGTCCCCGCGGCCGACGCCGCCGCGGTCGTCGACCTGCGGCTGCCCCGCACTGTGGTCGGCCTGCTCGTCGGTGCGGCGCTGGGCGCCGCCGGCGCGGTCATCCAAGCCGTGACCCGGAATCCGCTGGCCGACCCGGGCGTGCTCGGTGTCACCTCCGGTGCGGGATTCTTCGTCGCCCTGTCCATCGCCTTCCTCGGTGTCACCGCGCCCGCCGGCTATCTCTGGTTCGCGCTCACCGGCGCGGCTGTGACGACCGTCGCGGTCTTCGCGATCGGCTCCCTCGGCACCGGGGGCCCGCGACCGGAGCAGCTCCTGCTGGCGGGAATGGCGCTCTCGGCGGTGCTCGCGGGCGTCGTCTCGGCGATCCGGCTCTCCGACCCGCGTCGTTTCGAGGCGCTGCAGGTGTGGGAAGCGGGCACCCTGCGCGACGCGGACTGGCACGTCGTGCTGCCCGCCCTGCCGTTGCTCGTCGCGGGGATCCTCCTCGCGCTCGTGATCGGCGGCCCGCTCAACCTGCTCGCGCTGGGCGACGACCGCGCGACGGCCCTCGGCTCCTCCGTGACCCGCACCCGCATCACTGCCATTGCCGCGATCACCCTGCTCGCCGGCGGCGCGACCGCGCTGGCGGGCCCGATCGCCTTCATCGGCCTGATGATCCCGCACGTTGCACGCCGGGTGATGGGGCCGGACCAGCGCTGGATCGTCGCCCTCTCGCTGCTGGCCGCGCCGGTCCTGCTGCTCGCCGCCGACGTGGCCGCCCGGCTCGTCGCGTGGCCGGGCGAGGTCCCGGTCGGCGTCGTCACGGCCTTCCTCGGTGCACCCGTGCTGATCGGCCTCGTCCGCCGTGGCCGGCTGGGTGCGCTGTGA